In Vibrio marisflavi CECT 7928, the following are encoded in one genomic region:
- the tssB gene encoding type VI secretion system contractile sheath small subunit produces MAINKKLPKSRLMIQYDTRVEGEKKKKELPYRMMVLGDFSAGKSKDAQVPFEEREVRTLKHGINSSLKDMGISLNVSVPNSINPSKSPMLNLNFELNSMKDFKPENLAKKIPEINALLQLKEMLSGFEKDIDNNRTLKKTIDNIFSDQAQLQALKESIPQLDNYSLMKKVEGVIDGEISTDSAKDNAEPSDNSEESKA; encoded by the coding sequence GATTCAATACGACACCAGAGTGGAAGGTGAAAAAAAGAAAAAAGAACTCCCTTATAGAATGATGGTACTTGGTGATTTTTCTGCAGGAAAATCAAAAGATGCACAAGTTCCGTTTGAAGAAAGAGAAGTTCGAACGTTAAAGCATGGTATCAACTCTTCATTAAAAGATATGGGGATCTCTCTCAACGTATCTGTTCCAAATAGTATTAACCCATCTAAATCACCGATGTTGAATTTAAACTTTGAATTAAATTCAATGAAGGATTTTAAACCTGAAAATTTGGCGAAAAAAATCCCCGAAATTAATGCACTTCTTCAGCTAAAAGAAATGCTGTCTGGTTTTGAAAAGGACATCGATAACAATCGAACCTTGAAAAAAACCATCGACAATATCTTCTCTGATCAAGCTCAGCTACAAGCTCTGAAAGAAAGTATCCCGCAATTAGACAACTACTCTTTGATGAAAAAAGTCGAGGGTGTCATCGATGGTGAGATCAGCACTGATAGCGCGAAGGATAACGCAGAGCCGAGCGATAACTCGGAAGAGTCTAAAGCATAA
- the tssC gene encoding type VI secretion system contractile sheath large subunit, translated as MTETITVDETSSLYSIIQLFGGTQQEQKNSLAKVNIDITDDFTSVDEIYEDYYSRNIAALAMVLANNDDIINYNKSYVQRAIERINEVVEEQVNSILKHPEFRYLENQWLKLEELVKDEYDNIEVTLLDVKKEELQYDFERNMYDISSSEMFKKVYVAEYDQYGGEPYGLLTGLYDFENTMDDITWLTGMGMIAESTHAPFVASINPRFFGVNNIDEVKQIKSFETLLEHPRYRDWNAFRKTDHAAYVALTVSDFILRQPYHPVNNPVQDRNMSGFVEEVTNYESNEAYQWGPASLLMTKNIMRSFGKTGWFQYLRGPESGGYVEDLIRPVFNVRGFDEYRSALNISFPDFMELSLSNIGIIPAVEEKGTNNCCFFSANSVKKVEEFVDGFDSMNSQLVANLSYTLCVSRISHYVKSVIRDKIGGFSTTESIRDLLNNWINRYVTTITQPTALEMAKYPFRAAEIEVTQIPGKAGWYKCSISVLPHIQFEGMDTTLKVDTRLDPGLFASAEAEEAA; from the coding sequence ATGACAGAAACTATCACAGTAGATGAGACAAGTTCTCTTTACAGCATTATTCAGTTATTTGGCGGAACTCAGCAAGAGCAAAAAAACAGCCTTGCGAAAGTGAATATTGATATTACTGACGACTTTACGTCTGTAGATGAAATCTATGAAGACTATTACTCACGTAATATCGCAGCACTGGCTATGGTGCTCGCAAATAACGACGACATCATTAATTACAACAAGTCTTACGTGCAACGCGCTATTGAACGCATTAATGAAGTGGTTGAAGAGCAAGTAAATAGCATTCTTAAGCACCCAGAATTTCGCTATTTAGAAAACCAGTGGCTAAAACTTGAAGAGCTGGTGAAAGATGAATACGACAATATCGAAGTCACGCTATTAGACGTTAAAAAAGAAGAGCTGCAATACGACTTTGAACGTAACATGTACGATATTTCCAGCAGCGAAATGTTTAAGAAAGTCTACGTTGCCGAATATGACCAATATGGTGGTGAACCATATGGCCTATTAACAGGCTTATACGACTTCGAAAACACCATGGATGACATCACTTGGCTGACAGGGATGGGCATGATTGCCGAATCGACTCACGCGCCATTTGTTGCTTCAATCAACCCTCGTTTTTTCGGTGTAAACAACATTGATGAAGTGAAGCAAATCAAGAGCTTTGAAACGCTTCTGGAGCACCCAAGATATCGTGACTGGAATGCGTTCCGTAAGACTGATCACGCTGCTTACGTGGCGTTAACAGTGAGTGACTTCATTCTAAGACAGCCATATCACCCAGTGAACAACCCAGTGCAAGATCGCAACATGAGCGGTTTTGTTGAGGAAGTCACTAACTACGAGTCTAACGAAGCCTACCAATGGGGCCCTGCTTCTCTGTTGATGACAAAAAACATCATGCGCTCGTTTGGTAAAACTGGTTGGTTCCAATATCTACGCGGGCCAGAAAGTGGCGGCTATGTTGAAGACTTGATTCGTCCTGTATTTAACGTGCGTGGTTTCGATGAGTATCGCTCGGCGCTCAATATATCATTCCCAGATTTCATGGAACTGTCTCTATCAAACATTGGCATCATTCCAGCGGTAGAAGAGAAGGGCACCAACAACTGCTGCTTCTTCAGTGCGAACTCAGTGAAAAAAGTCGAAGAGTTTGTTGATGGTTTTGACTCCATGAACTCTCAATTGGTGGCGAACCTTTCTTACACCCTATGTGTTTCGCGTATCTCTCATTACGTGAAAAGCGTTATTCGCGACAAGATTGGCGGCTTCTCAACCACGGAAAGCATTCGTGATTTACTCAACAACTGGATAAATCGCTACGTCACAACTATCACTCAGCCGACAGCGCTAGAAATGGCCAAATACCCATTTAGAGCTGCGGAAATCGAGGTGACTCAAATTCCAGGAAAAGCAGGTTGGTATAAGTGCAGCATTAGCGTTCTGCCGCATATTCAATTTGAAGGTATGGATACCACATTAAAAGTCGATACTCGACTGGACCCAGGTCTGTTTGCTTCAGCAGAAGCTGAAGAAGCAGCGTAA
- the iglC gene encoding type VI secretion system tube protein IglC: MANIKPLVPRSVVVDCEPLSFTTGHKTAFGQHNEPRLFCDSCTIFGVEIPKALFCIDGGQEISDVTDATAACTLTEFKLAGPQMAAGLSFTIQCPISPALRTELETAISAVRKGDSSDNTIKFGTWNENQEFKNDDVWGPAMQPPASMVLTPISNSDFGLILGDGHFMGGSTVSCELAPVMGDGFQIDRKSFDAAALDVVHALSTEKGQYALLSIDESAGS, from the coding sequence ATGGCAAATATCAAACCATTAGTTCCACGTTCAGTAGTGGTTGACTGCGAACCGTTAAGTTTCACTACTGGCCATAAAACTGCATTTGGCCAACACAACGAACCACGTTTGTTCTGCGATTCTTGCACAATCTTTGGTGTGGAAATTCCTAAAGCACTGTTTTGTATCGATGGTGGTCAAGAGATCAGTGACGTTACCGACGCAACTGCAGCCTGTACACTGACTGAATTTAAGTTAGCTGGCCCACAAATGGCGGCAGGTTTGAGCTTTACTATACAGTGCCCAATCAGCCCAGCGCTGCGCACTGAATTAGAAACGGCTATCTCAGCAGTTCGTAAAGGCGATTCCAGCGACAATACCATTAAGTTTGGTACTTGGAATGAAAACCAAGAGTTTAAAAATGATGATGTTTGGGGCCCAGCCATGCAACCACCAGCCAGCATGGTATTAACACCAATTAGTAACTCTGATTTCGGCCTTATTCTTGGTGATGGCCACTTTATGGGCGGCTCAACCGTAAGTTGCGAACTGGCGCCAGTTATGGGTGATGGCTTCCAAATCGACCGTAAGAGCTTCGATGCTGCAGCGCTAGATGTAGTTCACGCGCTGAGTACTGAGAAAGGTCAATATGCGCTATTAAGTATTGATGAGTCTGCTGGCAGTTAA
- the iglC gene encoding type VI secretion system tube protein IglC, with amino-acid sequence MANMKPLVPRSVVVNCEPLALSTDEGSAFGQHNRPRLFCDSCSIFGIDLPKALYAVEGGEDAINVTEPTAACVLVDFELSSPGQAAGLSFTILGAISPTLRTDLETAIASVKKGEASDQTIKFGKWNEKQEFKNDDAWAPAMLPAEGMVLKPIDTSSFDLEVGEGHFMGGNTAMCELAPISGDNFIIDFESYKENSISVVHGESPAKGLYPLLSIDAAAAG; translated from the coding sequence ATGGCTAATATGAAACCACTCGTTCCTCGTTCTGTTGTTGTAAATTGCGAACCATTAGCGCTTTCAACGGATGAAGGCTCTGCCTTTGGTCAACACAATCGCCCACGCTTGTTTTGTGACTCTTGTAGTATTTTTGGAATTGACTTACCTAAAGCGCTATATGCGGTTGAGGGCGGGGAAGATGCTATTAATGTTACAGAGCCTACAGCAGCTTGCGTATTGGTAGATTTTGAGTTGTCTAGTCCTGGTCAAGCCGCGGGTCTCAGTTTTACTATTTTAGGCGCTATTAGCCCAACTTTAAGAACTGATTTAGAGACAGCGATAGCTTCAGTTAAAAAAGGGGAAGCAAGTGACCAAACGATCAAGTTTGGCAAGTGGAATGAAAAACAGGAGTTTAAAAATGACGATGCATGGGCCCCTGCGATGTTGCCTGCGGAAGGGATGGTGTTAAAACCTATAGATACCTCTAGTTTTGATTTGGAGGTAGGCGAAGGACATTTTATGGGAGGGAACACTGCGATGTGTGAATTAGCCCCAATTTCTGGAGATAACTTTATTATTGACTTTGAAAGTTATAAAGAAAATTCAATAAGTGTTGTTCATGGTGAGAGTCCTGCAAAAGGGTTGTATCCACTCCTTAGTATTGATGCGGCTGCGGCTGGCTAA
- the iglC gene encoding type VI secretion system tube protein IglC, with protein sequence MANIKPLVARSVVVDCEPLAFITGETSAFGQHNEPRLFCDSCSVFGVEIPKALFAIDGGQQINDVTSPTAACTLTAFDLAGPQMAAGLTFQLRCAISPSLRTELETAISAVRKGDASDNTIKFGTWNEKQEFKNDDVWGPAMCPPSGMVLTPISNDDFDLDIGDGHFMGGSTVSCELAPIMGMNFQIDRKSFDAAALDVVHGTSTEKGQYALLSIDESAGS encoded by the coding sequence ATGGCAAATATCAAACCACTCGTGGCCCGTTCTGTAGTAGTTGATTGCGAACCTTTGGCTTTCATTACTGGTGAAACTTCAGCATTTGGGCAGCACAATGAACCTCGTCTATTTTGTGATTCTTGCTCTGTCTTTGGGGTAGAAATCCCTAAAGCTCTGTTTGCTATCGATGGTGGTCAGCAAATCAATGATGTTACTTCACCAACCGCAGCTTGTACGCTGACAGCATTTGACTTAGCTGGCCCTCAAATGGCCGCAGGTCTTACTTTCCAACTTCGCTGCGCAATTAGCCCATCACTAAGAACAGAATTAGAGACGGCAATCTCAGCAGTTCGTAAAGGTGATGCAAGCGACAATACCATCAAGTTTGGTACGTGGAACGAAAAGCAAGAATTCAAAAACGATGACGTATGGGGACCAGCAATGTGCCCTCCATCAGGTATGGTTCTAACGCCAATCAGTAACGACGATTTCGATCTTGATATTGGTGATGGTCACTTTATGGGCGGCTCAACAGTCAGCTGTGAGCTAGCACCAATTATGGGAATGAACTTCCAAATAGATCGCAAGAGCTTTGATGCTGCAGCACTAGATGTTGTGCACGGCACTAGTACAGAAAAAGGCCAATACGCCCTACTAAGCATTGATGAATCTGCTGGCAGCTAA
- the iglC gene encoding type VI secretion system tube protein IglC yields MANIKPLVSRSVVVDCEPLSFITGETSAFGQHNEPRLFSDSCTIFGVEIPKALFAIDGGQQINDVTSPTAACTLTAFDLAGPQMAAGLTFQIRCAISPALRTELETAISAVRKGDASDNTIKFGTWNENQEFKNDDVWAPAMCPPSGMVLTPISNDDFDLDLGDGHFMGGSTVSCELAPIMGMNFQIDRKSFDATALDVVHALSTEKGQYALLSIDEAAAS; encoded by the coding sequence ATGGCAAATATCAAACCCTTAGTTTCTCGCTCCGTTGTTGTTGACTGCGAGCCTCTTTCCTTTATCACTGGTGAAACATCAGCATTTGGCCAACATAATGAACCTCGTTTGTTCTCTGACTCTTGCACAATTTTTGGTGTTGAAATTCCTAAGGCACTTTTTGCCATTGATGGGGGCCAACAAATTAATGACGTTACCTCTCCAACAGCTGCCTGCACTTTGACTGCATTCGATTTGGCAGGACCTCAAATGGCTGCAGGATTAACTTTCCAAATTCGTTGTGCAATTAGCCCTGCACTAAGAACAGAGCTTGAGACGGCTATTTCTGCAGTACGTAAAGGCGATGCAAGCGATAATACCATCAAGTTTGGCACTTGGAATGAGAACCAAGAGTTTAAAAATGATGATGTTTGGGCTCCTGCAATGTGTCCTCCATCGGGCATGGTTTTAACACCAATCAGCAACGATGATTTCGACTTGGATCTTGGTGATGGCCACTTTATGGGGGGATCAACTGTTAGCTGCGAGCTAGCTCCGATCATGGGAATGAACTTCCAAATTGACCGTAAAAGCTTTGATGCAACAGCACTAGACGTTGTTCACGCACTAAGCACTGAGAAAGGCCAGTATGCTCTGTTAAGTATTGACGAGGCTGCCGCTAGTTAA
- the iglC gene encoding type VI secretion system tube protein IglC — MANIKPLVSRSVVVDCEPLSFITGETSAFGQHNEPRLFCDACTIFGVEIPMALFCVDGGQQINDVTSPTAACSLTEFDLAGPQMAAGLNFTIRCPISPALRTELETAISAVRKGDASDNTIKFGTWNENQEFKNDEVWGPAMQPPADMVLTPVSNSDFNLIIGDGHFMGGSTVSCELAPIVGDGFQIDRKSFEAAALDVVHALSTEKGQYALLSIDESAGS, encoded by the coding sequence ATGGCAAATATTAAACCCTTAGTCTCTCGTTCAGTTGTTGTTGACTGCGAGCCTCTTTCCTTTATCACTGGTGAAACATCAGCATTTGGTCAGCACAACGAGCCTCGTTTATTCTGCGATGCTTGTACTATCTTTGGTGTAGAAATCCCTATGGCACTGTTTTGTGTTGATGGTGGCCAACAAATTAATGATGTGACATCTCCAACGGCTGCTTGTTCTTTGACAGAGTTCGACCTTGCCGGCCCTCAGATGGCTGCAGGTCTAAATTTCACCATCCGTTGTCCAATTAGCCCAGCGTTACGCACTGAGCTTGAAACTGCTATTTCGGCAGTTCGCAAAGGCGATGCAAGTGACAATACCATTAAGTTCGGTACGTGGAATGAGAACCAAGAATTCAAAAACGACGAAGTTTGGGGGCCAGCGATGCAGCCGCCAGCAGACATGGTGTTAACTCCAGTTAGCAATTCAGATTTCAATCTAATAATTGGCGACGGCCACTTTATGGGCGGTTCAACCGTAAGTTGCGAACTTGCTCCAATCGTGGGTGATGGCTTTCAAATCGACCGTAAGAGCTTCGAAGCCGCAGCTCTAGATGTGGTTCACGCACTGAGCACTGAGAAAGGTCAATACGCGCTGTTGAGTATTGATGAGTCTGCGGGTAGTTAA
- the iglC gene encoding type VI secretion system tube protein IglC, whose product MANIKPLVSRSVVVDCEPLSFITGETSAFGQHNEPRLFCDSCTIFGVEIPKALFAIDGGQQINDVTSPTASCTLTAFDLAGPQMAAGLTFQLRCAISPALRTELETAISAVRKGDASDNTIKFGTWNENQEFKNDDVWAPAMCPPSGMVLTPISNDDFDLDLGDGHFMGGSTVSCELAPILGMNFQIDRKSFDAAALDVVHALSTEKGQYALLSIDESAAS is encoded by the coding sequence ATGGCTAATATCAAACCCCTTGTCTCTCGCTCTGTTGTTGTTGACTGCGAGCCTCTTTCATTTATCACTGGCGAAACGTCAGCATTTGGCCAGCACAATGAACCGCGTCTTTTCTGTGACTCTTGCACAATTTTTGGTGTTGAAATTCCAAAGGCTTTATTTGCGATCGATGGAGGCCAACAAATTAATGACGTGACCTCTCCAACGGCTTCTTGCACCTTGACAGCATTTGATTTGGCAGGCCCGCAAATGGCTGCTGGGTTAACTTTCCAACTGCGTTGTGCCATTAGCCCTGCACTTCGAACAGAACTAGAAACAGCTATTTCTGCGGTACGTAAAGGGGACGCGAGCGACAATACTATCAAATTTGGCACTTGGAATGAGAACCAAGAGTTTAAGAATGATGATGTTTGGGCGCCAGCAATGTGCCCTCCATCAGGTATGGTTCTAACTCCAATCAGTAACGATGATTTCGACTTGGACCTTGGTGATGGTCACTTTATGGGGGGATCAACTGTTAGCTGTGAACTTGCGCCAATCTTGGGAATGAACTTCCAAATTGATCGCAAAAGCTTTGATGCTGCAGCATTAGATGTTGTTCATGCATTGAGCACAGAGAAGGGGCAGTATGCATTATTAAGCATTGATGAGTCGGCAGCTAGCTAA